GCTGGTAAATATCTGGATTTTTCATTCTGAAACTGTTTGGGGTTTTGCATTCATTTCTATACATGCACTGCAAATGCAACTCAAGATTGTTTTGATTCAACATTCAGAAAATGTGTTCTAGATGTAGACTTGCTGTAGAAGATGTATCCTTGGCTGCCAAAGAAAGCACCCAGGGAGTGTTGTAGCTTCAAGTGAGTGTTGCACATTTGAAAATAAGAGAACAATCATTTGAATTGCCGCTGGATAATTTATGAGAATCTTGGCATGGAAAGCTGGATTGCCAAGGATTTTTCATTTTGCAGATAATATGTGAATAATATTCTCTTTACTGTTCTGGAATTATAGTTAAAAGGATATTCTTGCATTAGGACTTTGAAATATTGACACAAGATAGATGCAAAGGAAAAACCCTTGTAAGGAAACTTCAATACATTCGGAGTAAACAGAAAAATGATGATCCAGTTTGATTTGGTGCTGTTTCAATGTCTAAAATTTctcttttcaaattttttaattcagttAAATTTGAAACTAAACTCACCGATTGCCTGCTTTTGAATTTCCGACTATGGTTGTTTATGTGCTAATAtttgtatatattatttattaaatatttaaaattacaccTAAAATTCATGAGAACAGGCCAAAAATCTttaagtaattaaaatttttaaatatttacggtgcattattatatttaatttaattaaagtatttgtatataattataatatataaattttcataacCATTCCGTCttaacatataaaaattaatttgcatTTTACTTGatatatcaaaaattaaattgcatattattattattatggtaAAActctttgaaagaaaaaaatttaaatgaatttttataagattatttaatatttttatttttttaatatgaaaattttaaattaaaagtaaaaaattttctttttaaataaaaaaaatatttaaaaatatattaattaaattgaatttttgtgAGATTCTTGGTTTCAAATGTAGATAATACGCACGTGTCGGTAAAATTTTTGGCatcaaggttttttttttttttctttttaatcaaaACCTGATAATTCCATTTAAGgggttttaaaatttagaaaaatatcataaaaggcTATTAAAAGAAGGTTACTAAGgcctaaaaaaataatacaacaaaaaataaaataaaacaacaaAGGCTTAAGCCCAGAAGCCCAAACCCACAATAGCGAAACCCTAATGCTGAATTGGGAAGCTTCTGACTTGCCGCGAAAAATTTATGAAGCACAAAACAACAGTAAAAcatagggaaaaaaaaaatccacaaTTTAGAGTAGAGCTTAGCAGCCAAAATCCAAAAGCACTATCTATACAACGTTTGTACCGAGGGAGGAAATACTAAGTAGATCTCCTTGATGTCGACGAGGATTAACTATCCAAGTTAGCAATAATGAATTCAGATCAATTTAAAGTTATTAAAATCTACAATAAATCTAATATATAAGTTATGATCttgataaaaatttcaaaaaatttaaaaatatttataaaaatgatcCATCAAGATTTCTGAAGAGAGAAAAGATCCTTCTCTCTCCGGAGCATGCAGGACCATCCTGTAAACATAGAGGAGCAAACGAAGCTTGGTCCCTGCATGCAAAAGATTtcataaataaacaataaaaagagataagagaaaagaaaatcactctcctataaaaggagaaaagatctaaaaaaaaatgattaaatgataaaaaagagACAAACTCCCGGATAAAATGATCCAAAGAGAAAAATGATCTTCCTAGAAagttaaaagagaaaaaaaaataatcttttaatttttattttaaattatcaataacattttatgttataattaaatttatttatttactttgagaATGTCAGTGAtgacataatttatttattttgagttatagttaaaatttatttaatttattctgGATAAATTTAAGATTAAGTTTTTCGCAACTAgaaaatttagtttaaattcTCTCCTATTCTTGTAATTAAGAGATTTTtagataatttataattaattaagttaaaattttcttatttatttaaaattaatttaatttatcctAGTCTAAATTGGAATAGGACTTATAATCCAACTTTAACTAGGACTTAAACTTTTTAGGCTATAAATACACTATTAAAGAGGACTTATTTGATCATTCTTCTCAATATAAAGTTGAGGCTTTATTCAATTCCATTAAGAATCTGCAAATTTATCAAGGttagtatatttttatttatattttatgctATTATTGTATAAGGGTTTTCAATCGTAAGTTGAttatatatttcatattatttttaaaaataatttaataaagtgCAATATCGATTGagattgtattaaaaaaataatagaaaattagtatacataaaattaactataagccttttttttaaaaagaaaaaaaaaagaaaaaaaagggaaaacttTACCTCCCTAGAGAGCCCACGATCTAAATTTGAATAGTTAGCCCAATAACGAGTCAAGTTGGATAACTTGGGCCTGAATCCAGGTGAGGCGGCACAGTTCGACCAGAATACCTTTCCCTTGGCTACAAAAAGGCTAGGGCTGGAACTTGCAGGATCACTGATCAGATTTCCTTCAGCTTCTTTTGGTCTCCCTACGCTACCTCTCTCTAAGGTTGTTTTTTTACTTCTAATTCTTCTCTTGTTGTTGAATGATTTTCTGCTCAATTCATCGGAATAATATGCAACTTTAGGCAAAATTTTATAGATTTTGCTCCCATACGTGGTTTCGTATTTGATCGATTTATTGCTGATTATAGGACTATATGAAATTTTTGTTTGGATTGATTTTGCTTTCTCTTGGCTAATTTGTTATTCCTTTCTTGATATGGTACTTGTTCTAAATTTTGGTGGTTGATTGTTTGTTTGCTTGCAATTTTGGTTGTTGATTGTTTGTTtgcttgtttgtttttttttcaaaaaatatataactaAAAAGTGGAAAATTTTTATCAAGTAAttagtttcttttttttattttattttgtgttcTGCCTGAAATTTGTTGTTTGCTCCAATCTAAAATTTTGTTTGTTTACTAACacccaccccccccccccccctaaaaaaaaaatcttagttTGAAAAAAGTTAGGTTTTCAAATCACAGTTCTGTATATATAGCTAATAACTGATTTGGTGTTGTGACAGAAACATAAATCATGCCGAAGAATAAGGGAAAGGGAGGTAAGAATAGGAAGAGAGGAAAGAACGAAGCAGATGATGAGAAACGTGAACTCATCTTCAAGGAAGATGGACAGGAGTATGCCCAAGTTCTTCGCATGCTTGGCAATGGCCGTTGTGAAGCCATGTGTATTGATGGCTCCAAGCGCCTATGTCACATTCGAGGGAAGATGCACAAGAAGGTCTGGATTGCGGCTGGTGATATAATTCTTGTTGGGCTGCGTGACTACCAGGATGACAAAGCTGATGTTATCTTGAAGTATATGCCAGATGAAGCTAGGCTTCTGAAGGCCTATGGTGAACTTCCTGAGAATACACGTCTCAATGAAGGTATTGCTGGAGGTCTTGATGAGGAGGATGATGGTGCCGGTGATGATTACATCGAGTTCGAAGATGAAGATATTGATAAGATCTAGAGTTTGGGAACTGACTTTCTTTCTATCTTATGTTTATTTATGAAGAGAGATGTCCATGTGAGTGGCTAACGATATTAAAAGCCTAAGCAAGGGTTTGTGCTTTATAAGTTGAAATTGGGATGCTAAACTGATAATATTTCTTGTGATAGTTATCATTTTTATTGGTTCTCTTGTGTCCTTGATCTTGTGAATGTGGGCTTGCTTGGCTAATATTCTCTTATGTTGGTTTTAACCTTGTTCTTTCCCCACTGCAAATTTGCATAATTCGTTTTGCATTTGGTATTATCCTGATGTTAAGTAGAAGATAAGGCTGCAATTAGAATATCATTAAGCTTGGGTAGCCTTTTATTTTATGGCGAGCGCTGGCTTTCATTACCCGAGTATGTTTTCTTTGTGATTTTTCTTCTCTTGGTATTTTCATTCGTGTTGAAAATAGGTTTCCCAAGGTTTTGGTTGATTGTCAGCTTTCGTTGCTAGGTTGCCTTCAACAGATGAGGTCAGGGGTTTTCTTTTAGCAATTAGTAGATGTTTCTTGAATTACTGAACATAGGATCCGTATCTACACAATTCTTATAATGCAAGTCAAATGTGTTGATTTTGATTTGGACAAAAAAAATGTGTTGATTTTGCTagcttaaaattattatagcaACATGTGCATTTGCGTGCAACCTTATGATTCTGGAAGGTTTTGTCGATTTGGTATAATAATTTAGAGCTGCATTTAAAAATCACACATGGGCTGATGCCTAAAACAGTTGCTAAGAAGAGGCAAATTTGCAGGtgatttctttctctttttttttttttaacatgatTTTTTTCGCCTGTGCACTTCATCATGCTTTCTATCCTTTTGGCACTCTTTCTTGATTGCCTGTGTCGCATAGAATAATAAGGAAAAAGAAGAGTGGGGTAAAAGGAAAGTAATTTATCATGTAAATTGAAGACGAGCAGTCATATGATGGTATCATAACTAGTAGTTTTTAAGTCATCATTGTCGTTTGATGCAATCATTGATAAGCTATGAAACTGGAGAGTAACTTCATTAGACTCGCAGCTCTCTTTCCCTTCTGCCAAATCTCTTTCCTAGCTGAATCTCGGATTGATGCTTTGTGGTTCATATGGCTATGAATTTCAACCGAGTATTCTGAAATTTGGGTTGCCATCCCCCTCTCCAGCCAGCTCCAACCCATTTTTGGTTCTGTAGCATCAGATCTGATCAGTTTTCTTGAAAGTTTGAGAACACTTGCTAAccaaacaaataaattttagtatttctTAAGAACTTAAAAATTTCTTAAGAACTTAAAGTTGGTTAAGTTATTCCTAATTAAACAAGATCTGATATTGAGAACTCATTCTTTTTTTCGTTCCATTCTAGTAAAGTATGTCACCTTTCCACAATTTATCTGTTCTTGTTGGCTTAATAAATAGAAGAAGGCAGGATAGTTCGCAGTCTCACCTTTTATCTTCAAAGCCTGAGTTCTGACTTTGTGTAGTATCTGGTGATGAGCTGCTTCACTTTCCATTTTAACTGAGAACATCTACTGAATTCCCAGTCTGAACTTCGATTGATGTGCCTACACAATCTCTACTTTCACTTTCCATTTGCTAACTGGCTCCTTATCATCCGTTCATTTGATATTTTCACGTTTGACATCTAGCCTGTAACCATTTTCCACCTAGCAATCTCAAGCCAATATATCCTCAAATAAGctgtaatataattataaaagagaatagttttattaaaaaattcaagggTTGGGTGAAGCAATGTCAGGAAAAATGTTAACTGTAGTAttgaataatttattcaaaCGTTTGTCATAGGTGGCTCTTGTGAAATATTTTCTTATATGTTTTTGATATGATATTTATGCATTTTCGATAAATTCAAGCTAATTATAAGTGTATCAAAAGATAAGAAGTGTTTGAGTGGGGAAGGGGTTGGGTTGGATGGGAGAATGCAGAAGTCCCTATGCAGATCAGATCCCAGTACTTCAACTATTAAATTTGACGAAACCAATCCTTTTATATTTGAGAACAATCTTTCATGAATAGaaacatatgttatgtttataacACGTCTACATTTTCCACCAAAAACTGTTTGACAAAATGTCATAATCATCATAGTAGAAACCTTTCAACCAATGGCAAAACTTCTTATTCCATCTCTGTTTCATATTCATGCTCCCCATCTCGAATTAAATGGGTCAAAAGTTCATTTTCTGTTCATCGTTGAAGTTTGAGAAGAAGATTGAATTTGGTTAGTTGCTTCATAAATCAGCCTGTTGACAAGGATATGGATAGTTATAGTCTTAAGTTTAAAAAGGGTAATTTTAAGTATTCATAGATTTAGCTTGGTGGTAAGAGCATAATCTTAAGTTCTACTCACCCAGTTTTCACTAATggaaaaattattagttttcatttaatattttaattagttaaaacattattattaattaacaaatctttaattgaattgattagttagattagttttttattaactaaaatgataaataataacttaatatttaaaaattattaattatttaaaaacgtaaatataaatattaaagaaaaaattgaaaacaaaaagtcgtttattttagaaaaataaaatatatataagaaaattgattttttttgtgTTGAAAATTTACTAAAAAGTCGATTATtaccttttttaaaaaaaaatttgatgaacttttacataattttatttattaattataaatttaataaactaattacaaattttaattttttattaatatatcttccctttaattaatttgaaatatgaAATTAACTTTATCAAataatacttttaattatttaatgtttatgttaaatttatgtgaaatggactttattttctaaaagatttttaatttgataaaaataattattatttataagaatgaatatttatatttagtttaaaataataaaaataatgaagtaAATAATGAAGTGAATAATTCAAtgtgaatttattattaatttatttaaaatagaagaattcaattgaattttattattttaaaatatattctaaataaatgatttttttaataataaaaatgaattgaattttattaatagaatttaattttttttataaaaattacattttaaataaaatgaaaaagaatttaatttaattaaattttttaattataaatgaatGGTAAATGAGTAGAAACAAAATCAGCAAGGTCACTGTCTGGAGATGTCGATGGACACGAGACACCCGCATTGTCGTTGAAATGACAACGTGGAGGGTTATGCGGCTGCAATTGCTAGAGATGTCACCCCAACCCTCGCACTTGCATTGGTTTTAGTCGGTGTAGTTACAATAGATGAAAGTTACAATAGATGAaaattttaatggaaaaaaGTTCAAATCAGCACTTCAACTTTTGATTAAAGTTCAAAAACTCCCGACCGCCGCACTTGGTTTGATTTAGGCGGTACAGTCCACAGTCACAattcatgaaaattttaatgtCGATGGCTATCTAtaaggaagaaagaagatgTCATCCCATTTTTAGggttttttatttgtaaaaaataatttatgtataaaaatattttttcaaaaaataatttttttattttttaattataatttaaaattttaaatattaataaatttatatatactaatattaataaaattattaacattcaaaaaataattagataatgtgttgaaatttataaaataataattacaaaataataaagaaaaattttaatatatatatcaaaatcaataaatttagtaatattattaaataatcatataattaattttttatatagttaAAAAAGTTATAAACAAATAGTTTATAtcagtataaattatttttaatatattgaattaaattttaagataattaaaataatttatttattattattactattttatgtacatctctttatttttaaaatttttaatataatatttaatttataaatattaattattttcaacaTAGTTTCATTTTGTTTATAGATGATgacattattaatataaaaaataataataatcg
This genomic interval from Manihot esculenta cultivar AM560-2 chromosome 12, M.esculenta_v8, whole genome shotgun sequence contains the following:
- the LOC122725250 gene encoding eukaryotic translation initiation factor 1A, giving the protein MPKNKGKGGKNRKRGKNEADDEKRELIFKEDGQEYAQVLRMLGNGRCEAMCIDGSKRLCHIRGKMHKKVWIAAGDIILVGLRDYQDDKADVILKYMPDEARLLKAYGELPENTRLNEGIAGGLDEEDDGAGDDYIEFEDEDIDKI